Sequence from the Streptomyces peucetius genome:
GGCAGCAGGTCCCCGACGACGTGGATGCCCGGGACCGTCGTCTCCAGACGTGACCAGTCGGCGGGCACGACATGACCCCGCTCGCCGGTGGCCGGCCCCGTCCGGTCCAGGCCCAGGCCGTCCGTCACCGGGACGCGGCCGACCGCCACCAGCAGCCGCTGCGCCTCGACGGCGCGGACCTCGCCGCGCGCCGTGCGGACCGTGGCCCGTACCCCGTCGTCCAGCACGGCCGTCTCCAGCAGCCGGGCGCCCGTCCACACGTCGATGCCGCGCTTCTTCAGCCCGCGGGTCAGATGACGCGACACATCAGCGTCCTCCAGCGGTACGAGACGGTCGGCCGTCTCGACCAGCGTCACCGACGCACCCATGGACCGGTGGAACGAGGCGTACTCGACCCCGATCGCACCGCCGCCGAGCACCAGTACCGACTCCGGCAGGCCCGGCGCGAACAAGGCGTCGTCGCTGGTCACCACCCGCAGGCCGTCCGGTGCGAGACCCGGCAGGGTACGGGGCCGGGAGCCGGTGGCGAGCACGACACCACGGTACGCCCGCACCTCGCCGTGGCCCTCGACCCGTACGGTCCGCGGGCCCGTCAACTCCGCCCTGCCTTGCAGCACTTCGACTCCGGCGTGGGCCAGGTGCCCTTCGACGCCCTTGTGGTTGCGGGAGACGATGTCGTCCCTGGTCGCGACCAGAGCGGTCCAGTCGACGGAATCGAGACCGGCCTTGACGCCCCAGCGCTCCCTGGCCTCCGTGATGCCGTCGACCAGTTCCGCGGCGTGCAGCATCGCCTTGCTGGGGATGCAGCCGCGATGCAGACATGTGCCACCGACCTTGTCGCGCTCCGCGAGCACGACCCTCAGACCGAGGGCCGCGGCGCGCAGGGCGGTCGAGTAGCCGCCGGTGCCTCCACCGATCACGATCACATCGGTCTCACGGGTGTCCGTGCGTGCCGTTCCTGCGGTGTGTGTCATGGCTCCCACCCTCCGTCCGGGCCTTGCCATGAGTCCAAGGCAATGTTCTTGTGACCTCGATGCACAGCGTCTATGGGAGGAGGCCGGTGTGAGTCTGCGGCAGATGGAGTACTTCCTCACCGTCGTCGAGGAGTCCTCTTTCACCCGCGCCGCCGAACTGCTGCACGTCAGCCAGCCGGCGCTCTCCCACCAGGTCAAGGCGCTCGAACGCTCGGTGGGTGGCGAGCTGCTGGAGCGCCTGCCACGGGGAGTGCGCCTGACCCAGATGGGCCGGGCGTACCTGCCGCACGCCGAACTCGCCGTCCGCAGCGCCGAACAGGCGCGGCGCGCGGCCCGCGCCGCGGCCGGGGCGGAGGGCGGCGAACTGCACATCGCGGCGATCCACGCCGTCGCGGTGGGTGTGCTGCCGGACGTCTTCGCCCGCTGGCGCCGCGAACACCCGGGCGTCGCCCTCGTACTGCACGAGTACGGCACGACGGAGGCCCTGGAGGAGCAGATCGAGCGCGGCACCGCGGATCTGGCGGTCGGGCCCGAGCCGCTGCACTGGCGGGGGCCGGTCGTCCGCTTCGACGAGGAGGAGATCGTCCTCGTCGTCCCGTTCGACGACCGCCTCGCGGGCCGCACCTCGGTCCGGCTGGAGGAACTCGCCGACCACACGTGGGTGCGCTGCGCGATGGAACCCGTGGTGGACGGCCGGCCGTTCCTCGACCAGGTGTGCGGGCGGGCGGGCTTCCGGCCCCGCACGGCGGTGTGGACGGAACACACGTCCTCGGCGGTACGCATGGCGGCGGCCGGGGTGGGCATCGCGACCGCGCCGCTGCACGTGGTGCGCGGCGCGGTCGGCGAGGACTGCGTCGTCCTCCCGGCCGACCCGCCGTGGCGCCGCGCCCTGACGGTCTTCTCCCGGGTGGAGCTGACGGGGGCGGCGGCGGCGTTCGCGCGGCTGCTGGTGGAGTCGGGGGAGGGGGCGGGCCGGGTGTACGGGGCGTGCGGGTACGGGTGACGGTGGGGGTGGGTGGCGCCTGCGGCGGGCCTGTTCCCCACCCCGCCCCTTCCCGAACCGGGAGCTCCTCCCCCTAGGCCTGGCGGCCTGGGGGGACCCCCACCGGACCCCCGCGCCTCAAACGCCGGCGGGGCTGACACAGTCAGCCCCGCCGGCGTTTGAGGCCACCGCGCGAAGCGCGGTACCGGGTCCGGGCGGAGCCCGGTCTCGGGAAGGGGCGGGGTGGGGAACAGGCTCCGCGCAGCGGACCCGCACCGTCACCCCGTCACGCTCTCCCGACCCGCACCAGCAGCGCCACCGGCCTGCGGGCGAACAGTTGCGACACGCGCACGCGGCCTCCGTCGAACTCCCGCCCCGGGGACAGCACGTCGGTCCACCGGCCCGCCGGCAGCGGGAGTTCCGTGTCCCGCCAGCCGCCGCCGCGCTCCAGCCGGAGCGACAGCCGGGTCACAGCGGTGACGACCTCGCCGGAGCGGCAGAAGGCCACGCAGTGGTCGGCCGCCGGGCCGGACGCCGTGAGCGGTGTGTACGTGGCGGCCGGGCCGAACAGCTCGGGTGCCGCCCGGCGCAGCCGCAGCGCCGTGCGGGTGAGCGTCTCCTTCTCGGCGCTCAGCCCCTCCGCGGGCGGCGCGGCGAAGGAGACCGGGCGCCGGTTGTCGGGGTCGACCAGCGCCAGGAACTCCCGCTCACAGCCCTGGTAGACGTCCGGCACCCCCGGCATCGTCAGCTGAAGCAGCGTCGCTCCGAGCACATTGGCCCGCGCGTACGGCGCCAGCTCGTGGGCGAAGCGCGCGACCGAGTGCTGCGGCGGTCCCGCCGGACCGGCGTCGACGAACGCCGACACCGCCTTCTCGTACGCCGCGTCCGGCTCGGTCCACGTGGTGCGCAGTCCGGCCTCCCGTACGGCTTTGAGGAGCGCGGTGTCCAGCCGCCCCGCGTCGGGCGGGCCGAAGCCGACGGCCGTCTGCCAGGCGGTCCACGCCACCTGTGGGTCGGGCGCGCTGCCGCCGGGCACGTTCTCCGACTCCTCGGTGATCTGCGCGAGGAAGTCCTCCCAGCGCTCCGGGCATTCGGAGAGCACCGCGATCCGCGCCCGCACGTCCGCGCTGCGTTTGGTGTCGTGCGTGGTCAGTACGGTTCCGGTGGCGGGCCAGTCGCGCGCGAGCCTGGCGCAGTACGCGTGGAACGACTCCGGGGCGACCGCCGGTTCGCCCGGCTCGCCGCCCACCTCGTTGGCGGAGATCAGCGGCGTGTACCGGTAGAACGCCTTGTCCTCCACGGACTTGGCCCGCAGCGCGGAAGCGGTCTGGGCGAAGCGGGCGCGGAACGCCTCGTGGTCCGGTCCGGAGCCGAGCCGGCCGAGCGCCAGGTCACGGATCAGGTCGACGGCGGCCGCTTCGGCGGGCACGCTGAACGTCTCCTTCGCCCGGTGGGCCGCCTCTTCGGGCAGCGCCGTCTCGTCGCCCGGCCGGTAGGGGCGGTAGACGGGGACGCGGACCAGCAGTTGCCGTACCGCGTCCCGCAGCGCCCACGGCGCATGGTCGCGCAGCCGCGGGTCGGCGGCGCAGACCCGCGCGGCGAGGCGGACGAGTGCCGTGGTCTCCGCGGCCAGTTCGTGGGTCACGACCTGGCAGGCGGCGTGCCGCTGCGTCGCCTCCCAGCGGCCGCCGAGCTCCGCGGCGGCCTCGGTGAACTGGCGGTGGTCGGCGGCGAGTTCCATCGCCCCGACGGGATCGGTGAACAGGCCGTCGATCCGGTACAGCGCGTCGTACCCGGTGGTGCCGGCGACGGGCCAGCTGTGCGGCAGCGGCTCGTCACCGGTGAGTATCTTCTCCACGACGATCCAGCAGTCCCCGCCCGTCGCCTCGTCCAGCCGGCGCAGATACCCCTCGGGGTCGGCCACCCCGTCGGGATGGTCCACCCTCAGGCCCTCGACGACGCCGTCCCGCACCAGCTCGAGGATCTTGGCGTGGGTCGCGTCGAAGACGTCGGGGTCCTCGACGCGCACGCCCATCAGCTCGGAGACGGTGAAGAACCGGCGGTAGTTCAGCTCGGTGCGCGCCAGCCGCCACCAGCACAGGCGGTACCACTGGGCGTCCAGCAGCTCGGCCATCGGCAGGCCGGCCGTCGCGTCGCGCAGGGGAAAGCGCTGCTCGCCGTAGTGCAGGACATCCCCTTCGACGTGCATCTTGGCCGTCTCGTCACCGATGCGTCCCGCGAGGACGGGAAGCAGGATCTTCCCCCCGCCGGCCTCCCAGTCGATGTCGAACCAGCGGGCGTACGGCGACCTCGGCCCCTCGCGCAGCACCTCCCACAGGGCACGGTTGTGGCGCGGCACGGCGGCCATGTGGTTGGGGACGATGTCCAGCACGAGCCCCATGCCGTGCTCCCGCGCCCTGCGGGACAGCTCCCGCAGCCCCGTCTCTCCGCCGAGTTCCTCCCGGACCCGGCTGTGGTCGACGACGTCGTAGCCGTGGGTCGAACCGGGTACCGCCTCCAGCACCGGCGACAGATGCAGATGGGAGACGCCGAGCGCGGCCGTGTACGGCACGGCGGCCGCGGCTGCCGCGAAGGGGAAACCGGGCTGGAGCTGGAGCCGGTACGTGGAGGTGGGCGTCATGCGAACATACGTACCCGGCCGCGAGGGTTCCTGCGCCCGGCCCCCGGGGCGGCATCGGCCGAACGGGTGAACCGGGGGCACGTACGGCTGCGCCCCCTCGACAGCCCCGGCCCGATGTGCATCGAGCCGGCCCCGCCATCTGCCCCGCTATGCCGGACGCCGCAGCACCGTCATGCTGCGGCCCACCAGCCGCAGCTCGTCCCCGGCCGACACCATCGGGCCCCGGCCGGGCGGGACGCCTTCCTTGCAGGCCGTGTCCACGACCACCTGCCACTCCTCGCCGTGGCTCACCGGCACGGTGAAGTCCAGCTCCTCCGCGCTCGCGTTGAACATGAGCAGGAACGAGTCGTCCGAGATCCGCTCGCCGCGCGGCCCCGGCTCCGAGATCGCGTGGCCGTTGAGGAAGACCGACAGCGCCTTGGCGTGCGCGGCCTGCCAGTCCCTCGCGACCATCTCGTCGCCCTGCGGGGTGAACCAGGCGATGTCGGTGAGCTCGTCGTGCGTCCCCTCCACCGGCCGACCGTGGAAGAAACGGCGCCGCCGGAAGACGGGGTGGTCGCGCCGCAGCCACACCATCGTCTTGGTGAACGCCAGCAGCGAGCCCTCCTCGTCGTCGCCCGGCTCCGGCCAGTGCACCCAGGCGATCTCGTTGTCCTGGCAGTACGCGTTGTTGTTGCCGCCCTGGGTGCGGCCGAACTCGTCGCCGTGGCTGAGCATCGGCACGCCCTGCGACAGCATCAGCGTCGCGATGAAGTTGCGCATCTGGCGCTCGCGCAGCTCCAGCACGCCCTCGTCGTCGGTGTCGCCCTCCGCGCCGCAGTTCCAGGAGCGGTTGTGGCTCTCGCCGTCGCGGTTGTTCTCGCCGTTGGCCTCGTTGTGCTTGTCGTTGTAGGAGACGAGGTCGTGCAGGGTGAACCCGTCGTGGCAGGTGGTGAAGTTGATCGAGGCCAGCGGCCGCCGGCCGTCGTCCTGGTACAGGTCGGAGGAGCCGGTCAGCCGGGACGCGAACTCGGCGAGGGTGCGCGGCTCCCCCCGCCACAGGTCCCGTACGCAGTCGCGGTACTTCCCGTTCCACTCGGTCCACAGCGGCGGGAAGTTGCCCACCTGGTAACCGCCCTCGCCGACGTCCCACGGCTCCGCGATCAGTTTGACCTGGCTGACCACCGGGTCCTGCTGCACCAGGTCGAAGAACGACGACAGCCGGTCCACCTCGTGGAACTGGCGTGCGAGGGTCGCGGCGAGGTCGAAGCGGAATCCGTCGACGTGCATGTCGGTCACCCAGTAGCGCAGCGAGTCCATGATCAGCTGGAGCACGTGGGGGCTGCGCATCAGCAGGGAGTTGCCGGTGCCGGTGGTGTCCATGTAGTAGCGGCGGTCCTCGGTGAGCCGGTAGTACGACTCGTTGTCCAGGCCACGGAAGGAGAGCGTGGGGCCGAGGTGGTTGCCCTCCGCGGTGTGGTTGTAGACCACGTCGAGAATGACCTCGATGCCCGCCTGGTGCAGTGCCCGTACCGCCTGCTTGAACTCGAGGACCTGCTCGCCGCGGTCGCCCCAGGACGCGTAGGAGTTGTGCGGGGCGAAGAAGCCGATGGTGTTGTAGCCCCAGTAGTTGTTCAGACCCGCGTCGACCAGCCGGTGGTCGTTGACGAACTGGTGCACCGGCATCAATTCGAGCGCAGTGACCCCCAGTTCCGTCAGATGGGAGATGACTGCGGGGTGGGCGAGCCCGGCGTAGGTGCCGCGGAGCTCGGGCGGCAGCTCCGGATGGAGCATGGTCAGGCCCTTCACATGGGCCTCGTAGATCACGGTGCGGTGGTAGTCGGTGCGCGGAAGCCGGTCGTCGCCCCAGTCGAAGTAGGGGTTGACGACTACCGACGTCATGGTGTGCGGCGCCGAGTCGAGGTCGTTGCGGGAGTCCGGCCGGCCGAAGTGGTAGCCGTAGACCGACTCGTTCCACTCGATCGAGCCACTGATCGCACGCGCGTACGGGTCGAGCAGCAGCTTCGCGGAGTTGCAGCGCTGCCCGCGCGCGGGCTCGTAGGGGCCGTGGACCCGGAAACCGTAGCGCTGACCGGGCATGATGCCCGGCAGATAGGCGTGCCGCACGAACGCGTCGGTCTCGCGCAGTTCCACCGCTGTCTCCGAGCCGTCGTCGTGGAGCAGACACAGCTCGATCCGGTGTGCGGCCTCCGAGTGCACCGCGAAGTTGGTGCCGGCGCCGTCGTACGTGGCGCCGAGGGGGTACGCCTGTCCCGGCCAGACCTGCATAGATTCGACTCTTCCATTCTGATCCGGGTAATGGGAGCTACTCGGACAAGATCCTCCCCCAAAGTGGTGCGACCTCCTAGCACTTCGCGCCGTCCTACCGGGTGACTGCGCCGGCGTCCCCCGGGCATGTGTACGGATCGGTGCCCGGAGCGCCCGGTGAGCGCCCCCGGCGTGCGCCGGAGGCGCCGTGGCAGTCGAAGGGGCGGAGACGTCGTCAATGCTATGAATCCCCTCACTCCAGGAAGACCGCCGGCGCCGGAACGGCGCGCGTCATCAGGCGAGTTGGATAAATTTCCCCGAACGATCCTGGTGCACCGCCTCCCGCTGCCGGAGTACCCTTCCTTGATCGTTGGAGACGGGCGTCAGACAGGCAGAAGAAGGCGGTGCGCGGGTGAGCTCGGGAGGGCTGGAGCTACCCCCCGGTGACACGGGTCACGAGGGGGGAGACTCCGCCGAGGTCCCGCCAGGAGCGGTCTCGCTCGCGCGGCCGATGGAGATAGGGGCGGAGCTGGACTGGGGTGCGGACGCCTGGAGCGAAGTGCGTACGCGCGCCCAGCGGGCCGGACGCGCCTACATCTGGCTGAATCTGGTCGAACAGCGGCTGCGGGCGGTCGTGGCCGCCGTGCTGCGCCCGGT
This genomic interval carries:
- a CDS encoding LysR family transcriptional regulator, giving the protein MEYFLTVVEESSFTRAAELLHVSQPALSHQVKALERSVGGELLERLPRGVRLTQMGRAYLPHAELAVRSAEQARRAARAAAGAEGGELHIAAIHAVAVGVLPDVFARWRREHPGVALVLHEYGTTEALEEQIERGTADLAVGPEPLHWRGPVVRFDEEEIVLVVPFDDRLAGRTSVRLEELADHTWVRCAMEPVVDGRPFLDQVCGRAGFRPRTAVWTEHTSSAVRMAAAGVGIATAPLHVVRGAVGEDCVVLPADPPWRRALTVFSRVELTGAAAAFARLLVESGEGAGRVYGACGYG
- the treY gene encoding malto-oligosyltrehalose synthase gives rise to the protein MTPTSTYRLQLQPGFPFAAAAAAVPYTAALGVSHLHLSPVLEAVPGSTHGYDVVDHSRVREELGGETGLRELSRRAREHGMGLVLDIVPNHMAAVPRHNRALWEVLREGPRSPYARWFDIDWEAGGGKILLPVLAGRIGDETAKMHVEGDVLHYGEQRFPLRDATAGLPMAELLDAQWYRLCWWRLARTELNYRRFFTVSELMGVRVEDPDVFDATHAKILELVRDGVVEGLRVDHPDGVADPEGYLRRLDEATGGDCWIVVEKILTGDEPLPHSWPVAGTTGYDALYRIDGLFTDPVGAMELAADHRQFTEAAAELGGRWEATQRHAACQVVTHELAAETTALVRLAARVCAADPRLRDHAPWALRDAVRQLLVRVPVYRPYRPGDETALPEEAAHRAKETFSVPAEAAAVDLIRDLALGRLGSGPDHEAFRARFAQTASALRAKSVEDKAFYRYTPLISANEVGGEPGEPAVAPESFHAYCARLARDWPATGTVLTTHDTKRSADVRARIAVLSECPERWEDFLAQITEESENVPGGSAPDPQVAWTAWQTAVGFGPPDAGRLDTALLKAVREAGLRTTWTEPDAAYEKAVSAFVDAGPAGPPQHSVARFAHELAPYARANVLGATLLQLTMPGVPDVYQGCEREFLALVDPDNRRPVSFAAPPAEGLSAEKETLTRTALRLRRAAPELFGPAATYTPLTASGPAADHCVAFCRSGEVVTAVTRLSLRLERGGGWRDTELPLPAGRWTDVLSPGREFDGGRVRVSQLFARRPVALLVRVGRA
- the lpdA gene encoding dihydrolipoyl dehydrogenase encodes the protein MTHTAGTARTDTRETDVIVIGGGTGGYSTALRAAALGLRVVLAERDKVGGTCLHRGCIPSKAMLHAAELVDGITEARERWGVKAGLDSVDWTALVATRDDIVSRNHKGVEGHLAHAGVEVLQGRAELTGPRTVRVEGHGEVRAYRGVVLATGSRPRTLPGLAPDGLRVVTSDDALFAPGLPESVLVLGGGAIGVEYASFHRSMGASVTLVETADRLVPLEDADVSRHLTRGLKKRGIDVWTGARLLETAVLDDGVRATVRTARGEVRAVEAQRLLVAVGRVPVTDGLGLDRTGPATGERGHVVPADWSRLETTVPGIHVVGDLLPPPSLGLAHASFAEGLLVAETLAGLAPRPVDYAAVPRVTYSSPQTASVGLNEAEARARGVDVRVNTMPLTAVAKGMVHGQGGMVKVVAERDGRVLGVHLVGPHVSEMIAESQLIVGWDAEPADVAGHVHPHPTLSEAVGEAFLTLAGRGLHQQ
- the glgX gene encoding glycogen debranching protein GlgX, whose protein sequence is MQVWPGQAYPLGATYDGAGTNFAVHSEAAHRIELCLLHDDGSETAVELRETDAFVRHAYLPGIMPGQRYGFRVHGPYEPARGQRCNSAKLLLDPYARAISGSIEWNESVYGYHFGRPDSRNDLDSAPHTMTSVVVNPYFDWGDDRLPRTDYHRTVIYEAHVKGLTMLHPELPPELRGTYAGLAHPAVISHLTELGVTALELMPVHQFVNDHRLVDAGLNNYWGYNTIGFFAPHNSYASWGDRGEQVLEFKQAVRALHQAGIEVILDVVYNHTAEGNHLGPTLSFRGLDNESYYRLTEDRRYYMDTTGTGNSLLMRSPHVLQLIMDSLRYWVTDMHVDGFRFDLAATLARQFHEVDRLSSFFDLVQQDPVVSQVKLIAEPWDVGEGGYQVGNFPPLWTEWNGKYRDCVRDLWRGEPRTLAEFASRLTGSSDLYQDDGRRPLASINFTTCHDGFTLHDLVSYNDKHNEANGENNRDGESHNRSWNCGAEGDTDDEGVLELRERQMRNFIATLMLSQGVPMLSHGDEFGRTQGGNNNAYCQDNEIAWVHWPEPGDDEEGSLLAFTKTMVWLRRDHPVFRRRRFFHGRPVEGTHDELTDIAWFTPQGDEMVARDWQAAHAKALSVFLNGHAISEPGPRGERISDDSFLLMFNASAEELDFTVPVSHGEEWQVVVDTACKEGVPPGRGPMVSAGDELRLVGRSMTVLRRPA